From one Haloferax marinisediminis genomic stretch:
- a CDS encoding proteasome assembly chaperone family protein: MAQIRVLAEELTDQLDSPTLVEGLPGVGLVGKIAADHLVEVFDMTHYGDVYCGGVPKVAVYMEGKPTIHPPVRLYADAEHDLLVLQSDIPIRPDSATELATCLETWFEQLDVTPIYLSGIAREKTADVPALYGVGSDGVLDRLESAEIGLPTETGLVSGPTGAMLSHAVQSGRPAFGLIVESDPQFPDPEAARVIIKHGIEPLTGIEVPVDDLVDSAAEIRQAKEQLAKQMQHGEEESTQAQPLGMYQ; this comes from the coding sequence ATGGCACAAATACGCGTCCTCGCCGAGGAACTCACCGACCAGTTGGACTCTCCGACGCTCGTCGAGGGACTTCCGGGTGTTGGACTCGTGGGGAAGATTGCGGCCGACCACCTCGTCGAGGTGTTCGACATGACTCACTACGGTGACGTCTACTGCGGGGGTGTCCCGAAGGTGGCGGTGTACATGGAGGGTAAACCGACGATTCACCCGCCAGTCCGACTCTACGCCGACGCCGAGCACGACTTACTCGTCCTCCAGAGCGACATCCCGATTCGACCTGACTCGGCGACCGAACTCGCGACGTGTCTGGAGACGTGGTTCGAGCAACTCGACGTGACGCCGATATACCTCTCTGGAATCGCACGGGAGAAGACCGCAGACGTCCCTGCACTGTACGGCGTGGGTTCTGACGGCGTCCTCGACCGACTGGAATCCGCGGAAATCGGTCTCCCGACCGAGACCGGCCTCGTCTCGGGGCCGACGGGCGCCATGCTGAGTCACGCAGTCCAGTCTGGACGGCCTGCGTTCGGACTCATCGTCGAATCCGACCCGCAGTTCCCCGACCCAGAGGCGGCCCGAGTCATCATCAAACACGGAATCGAACCGTTGACCGGTATCGAGGTTCCGGTCGACGACCTCGTCGACAGCGCGGCCGAGATTCGGCAGGCGAAAGAACAGTTGGCCAAGCAGATGCAACATGGCGAAGAGGAGAGTACACAAGCACAGCCGCTCGGTATGTACCAGTAG
- a CDS encoding nucleotide exchange factor GrpE, with amino-acid sequence MSDDPAESVTEPTAEGDTETAADADASGFEDAEVVDVESEPDESAADASEDDAADAAEASPADDSVSVADRVAEFDDELAAEVAALEARVSDLEAERDEAAETASELEQRLKRTQADFQNYKKRAKKRQDQIKDRATEDFVERVVTVRDNLVRALDQDEDADIRDGLESTLKEFDRILEDENVEVIDPEPGTDVDPTRHEVMMRVDSDQPVDTIASVFQPGYEMADKVIRAAQVTVSKDE; translated from the coding sequence ATGAGCGACGACCCTGCCGAGTCGGTTACGGAACCAACTGCAGAAGGTGACACCGAGACGGCCGCTGACGCCGACGCGTCGGGCTTCGAAGACGCGGAGGTAGTCGATGTCGAGTCCGAACCGGACGAGTCGGCTGCCGACGCATCCGAAGACGACGCCGCTGACGCTGCCGAAGCGTCTCCTGCGGACGATTCAGTTTCCGTTGCTGACCGCGTAGCCGAGTTCGACGACGAACTCGCAGCCGAAGTTGCAGCACTCGAAGCACGCGTTTCCGACCTCGAAGCCGAGCGCGACGAGGCTGCAGAGACCGCGTCCGAACTCGAACAACGCCTGAAGCGGACGCAAGCCGACTTCCAGAACTACAAGAAGCGAGCCAAGAAGCGCCAAGACCAGATCAAAGACCGCGCGACCGAGGACTTCGTCGAACGCGTCGTGACGGTCCGAGACAACCTCGTCCGCGCGCTGGACCAAGACGAGGACGCCGACATCCGCGACGGCCTCGAATCGACGCTCAAGGAGTTCGACCGCATCCTCGAAGACGAGAACGTCGAAGTCATCGACCCCGAACCGGGAACTGACGTCGACCCGACCCGTCACGAAGTAATGATGCGCGTCGACAGCGACCAACCCGTCGACACCATCGCCAGCGTGTTCCAACCCGGATACGAGATGGCAGACAAGGTCATTCGCGCGGCGCAGGTCACCGTCAGTAAAGACGAGTAG
- a CDS encoding alpha/beta hydrolase: MRFRPRRRRPTVRVTQHGDPLDDGLLFVLGWGNKPSHRSVQWLIDRLTYDGYRVHAVELPTNGWEFEQQYVAPVRAYAVDRNIDLVLSHSTGGLVASHLDLAVRNVFLSPWWGMALSGVGRLLYPLVSRLPTTRPIVPSGISRTDLGEMKLAAEVADTPDTVSPAFLRMIRSAQQTLPPFRETDVVFFTPTDRVVDVRSIGERTPAANLVPYDGGHEFFASEARERTFSKVLTALEDGPDAFPSVKPNTIEALEGSLSAD, translated from the coding sequence ATGCGATTCCGTCCCCGTCGACGTCGTCCGACGGTTCGGGTTACCCAACACGGGGACCCGCTCGACGACGGGCTCCTGTTCGTTCTCGGGTGGGGGAACAAACCCAGTCACCGAAGCGTCCAGTGGCTTATCGACCGCCTCACGTACGATGGCTACCGCGTGCACGCCGTCGAACTCCCGACGAACGGGTGGGAGTTCGAACAACAGTACGTCGCGCCGGTCAGGGCCTACGCAGTCGACCGAAACATCGACCTCGTACTCAGCCACAGCACCGGTGGTCTCGTCGCGTCCCACCTCGACCTCGCCGTTCGGAACGTCTTCTTGAGTCCGTGGTGGGGGATGGCCCTCAGTGGGGTCGGCCGACTCCTCTATCCCCTCGTCAGCAGACTCCCGACGACCAGACCAATCGTCCCGAGTGGAATCTCACGGACCGACCTCGGTGAGATGAAACTCGCGGCAGAGGTCGCCGACACGCCGGATACCGTCTCACCGGCGTTCCTCCGGATGATTCGGTCGGCACAGCAAACACTGCCTCCGTTTAGGGAGACAGACGTGGTCTTCTTTACTCCGACCGACCGCGTCGTCGACGTTCGCAGTATCGGTGAGCGCACACCGGCGGCGAACCTCGTCCCCTACGACGGTGGCCACGAGTTCTTCGCCAGCGAAGCACGCGAGCGAACGTTTTCGAAGGTCCTTACGGCCCTCGAAGACGGCCCCGACGCGTTTCCATCGGTAAAACCGAACACCATCGAGGCACTCGAAGGGTCTCTCTCGGCGGACTGA
- the dnaK gene encoding molecular chaperone DnaK, with translation MASNKILGIDLGTTNSAFAVMEGGDPEIIVNAEGDRTTPSVVAFTDDGERLVGKPAKNQAIQNPERTIRSIKRHMGEDGYTVEIEGEDYTPEQISAMILQKIKRDAEDYLGDELKKAVITVPAYFNDKQRQATKDAGEIAGLEVERIVNEPTAASMAYGLDDESNQTVLVYDLGGGTFDVSVLDLGGGVYEVVATNGDNDLGGDDWDEAIIDWLAQEFKNDHNIDLREDRQALQRLKDAAEEAKIELSSRKETTINLPFITATDSGPVHLEYDLTRAKFESLTKDLIDRTVEPTEQALEDADYSKDDIDEVILVGGSTRMPQVIDKVDEMLGSEPKKSVNPDEAVALGAAIQGGVLGGEVDDIVLLDVTPLSLGIEVKGGLFERLIEKNTTIPTEESKIFTTAADNQTTVQVRVFQGEREMAADNELLGEFTLSGIPPAPAGTPQIEVGFNIDENGIVNVSAEDKGSGNAESITIEGGAGLSDEEIDRMQQEAEQHAEEDKERRRAVEARNEAEGAVQRAETLLEENEENVDDELQADIEAAIEDVEATLEDAEASTEELEDVTEHLSKELQEIGKRMYQQQAQAQAGGPGGMGGGADPDPEDFVDADADFDGDEDDDK, from the coding sequence ATGGCGAGCAATAAGATTCTGGGTATCGACCTTGGTACCACGAACAGCGCGTTCGCGGTGATGGAAGGTGGAGACCCGGAGATTATCGTGAACGCAGAAGGCGACCGAACGACACCCTCCGTCGTCGCGTTCACCGACGATGGTGAGCGCCTCGTGGGGAAGCCGGCGAAGAACCAGGCTATCCAGAACCCTGAGCGCACCATCCGCTCCATCAAGCGCCACATGGGTGAAGACGGCTACACCGTCGAGATCGAGGGCGAAGACTACACGCCCGAGCAGATTTCGGCGATGATCCTCCAGAAGATTAAACGCGACGCCGAAGACTACCTCGGCGACGAACTCAAGAAAGCCGTCATCACGGTCCCTGCGTACTTCAACGACAAACAGCGGCAGGCGACGAAAGACGCCGGCGAAATCGCTGGCCTCGAAGTCGAGCGCATCGTCAACGAACCGACTGCGGCGTCGATGGCGTACGGTCTCGACGACGAGTCGAACCAGACCGTTCTCGTCTACGACCTCGGTGGCGGGACGTTCGACGTTTCGGTCCTCGACCTCGGTGGCGGCGTCTACGAAGTCGTCGCGACGAACGGGGACAACGACCTCGGTGGGGACGACTGGGACGAGGCCATCATCGACTGGCTCGCCCAGGAGTTCAAGAACGACCACAACATCGACCTCCGCGAAGACCGGCAGGCGCTCCAGCGCCTGAAGGACGCAGCCGAAGAGGCCAAGATCGAACTCTCCTCGCGCAAGGAGACCACCATCAACCTCCCGTTCATCACGGCGACGGACTCCGGCCCGGTCCACCTCGAATACGACCTCACGCGCGCCAAGTTCGAGTCGCTCACGAAGGACCTCATCGACCGTACGGTCGAACCGACGGAGCAGGCCCTCGAAGACGCCGACTACTCGAAAGACGACATCGACGAAGTCATCCTCGTCGGTGGGTCGACCCGCATGCCGCAGGTCATCGACAAGGTCGACGAGATGCTCGGCTCTGAGCCGAAGAAGTCCGTCAACCCCGACGAAGCCGTCGCACTCGGTGCGGCGATTCAGGGTGGTGTCCTCGGCGGCGAAGTCGACGACATCGTTCTCCTCGACGTGACGCCGCTCTCGCTCGGTATCGAGGTCAAGGGTGGTCTCTTCGAGCGTCTCATCGAGAAGAACACGACCATCCCGACCGAGGAGTCGAAAATCTTCACCACGGCGGCCGACAACCAGACCACGGTTCAGGTTCGCGTCTTCCAGGGTGAACGCGAGATGGCTGCCGACAACGAACTCCTCGGCGAGTTCACGCTCTCGGGCATCCCACCGGCACCGGCCGGCACCCCGCAGATTGAAGTCGGCTTCAACATCGACGAGAACGGTATCGTCAACGTCTCTGCAGAGGACAAAGGCTCCGGCAACGCCGAGTCCATCACTATCGAAGGCGGCGCTGGTCTCTCCGACGAGGAAATCGACCGGATGCAGCAGGAAGCAGAGCAGCACGCCGAAGAGGACAAAGAGCGTCGCCGCGCCGTCGAGGCCCGCAACGAGGCCGAAGGCGCAGTCCAGCGCGCAGAGACGCTCCTCGAAGAGAACGAAGAGAACGTCGACGACGAACTCCAAGCCGACATCGAGGCGGCTATCGAGGACGTCGAAGCGACCCTCGAAGACGCGGAAGCCTCGACGGAAGAACTCGAAGACGTCACCGAACACCTCTCGAAGGAACTGCAGGAGATTGGCAAGCGCATGTACCAGCAGCAGGCACAAGCGCAGGCTGGCGGCCCCGGCGGTATGGGCGGCGGCGCCGACCCTGACCCAGAGGACTTCGTCGACGCTGACGCCGACTTCGACGGCGACGAAGACGACGACAAGTAA
- the dnaJ gene encoding molecular chaperone DnaJ: protein MSEDFYDVLGVSRDASKDEIKNAYRKKAAKYHPDVSDEDDAEEKFKKVQKAKEVLTDDEKRQMYDQVGHERFKQAQKHGAGGGGQGRGNPFGGGGNPFGGMGGGGFEDLFNNLFNGGRGQQRNRPQQGRDVAQRITIDLEDAYHGIERDVTIRRREVCPECDGAGHPEDADVNTCSECGGSGQQTTVQQTPFGRVQQSTTCRACGGEGETYSEDCSECRGSGRVRRTRDVTITIPAGFRDGQRLRYRGEGEPGENGGPNGDLFVEVTVREHEDFKREGDDLYYTHPISFPQAVFGATVDVPTVDGEEELKVPAGTQSGSTFTVSDAGMPHLDGRGSGDLHVEVHVVTPEDLNKEQREALKQFAEAGGEEVKEGLFQKLKNSL, encoded by the coding sequence ATGAGCGAGGACTTCTACGACGTGCTCGGGGTCTCGCGGGACGCCTCGAAAGACGAGATCAAGAACGCGTACCGCAAGAAGGCCGCGAAATACCATCCCGACGTCTCTGACGAAGACGACGCCGAGGAGAAGTTCAAGAAGGTCCAGAAGGCCAAGGAGGTCCTCACGGACGACGAAAAGCGCCAGATGTACGACCAGGTCGGCCACGAACGCTTCAAACAGGCACAGAAACACGGTGCCGGCGGCGGTGGCCAAGGTCGAGGCAACCCGTTCGGAGGCGGTGGCAACCCCTTCGGCGGCATGGGCGGTGGCGGGTTCGAAGACCTGTTCAACAACCTGTTCAACGGCGGTCGAGGCCAACAGCGCAACCGCCCGCAGCAGGGTCGTGACGTCGCCCAGCGCATCACCATCGACCTCGAAGACGCCTATCACGGCATCGAGCGCGATGTGACGATTCGTCGCCGTGAGGTCTGTCCCGAGTGTGACGGCGCGGGCCACCCCGAAGACGCCGACGTGAACACCTGTTCTGAGTGTGGCGGGTCGGGCCAGCAGACGACCGTCCAGCAGACGCCCTTCGGCCGGGTTCAGCAGTCGACCACCTGTCGTGCCTGCGGCGGCGAAGGCGAGACGTACAGCGAAGACTGTTCGGAGTGTCGCGGCAGTGGCCGCGTCCGTCGCACTCGTGACGTGACTATCACCATCCCCGCCGGCTTCCGCGACGGTCAGCGCCTCCGGTACCGCGGTGAGGGTGAACCCGGTGAGAACGGTGGACCGAACGGCGACCTCTTCGTCGAGGTAACCGTCCGCGAACACGAGGACTTCAAACGCGAGGGTGACGACCTCTACTACACCCACCCCATCTCCTTCCCACAGGCAGTCTTCGGCGCAACCGTCGACGTACCGACGGTCGACGGTGAGGAAGAACTGAAGGTTCCCGCTGGCACACAGAGTGGGTCGACGTTCACCGTCTCCGACGCAGGGATGCCCCATCTCGACGGCCGCGGGTCCGGTGACCTGCACGTCGAAGTTCACGTCGTCACGCCCGAAGACCTCAACAAAGAACAGCGCGAGGCGCTCAAGCAGTTCGCCGAAGCAGGTGGCGAAGAGGTCAAAGAGGGCCTCTTCCAGAAACTGAAGAACTCGCTGTAA
- a CDS encoding cupin domain-containing protein: MSYTKANYRDVDELGGGLHFMRDALETERLGVTILECDPNWTGKAHDHAEEGHEEVYFLVSGVATLVVDGEVIPLESGDAVRVSPEATRQFRNGDTASFVVVTGSP, from the coding sequence ATGTCCTACACGAAGGCCAACTACCGCGACGTAGACGAACTCGGCGGTGGCCTCCACTTCATGCGTGACGCGCTCGAAACCGAACGACTCGGCGTCACCATCCTCGAGTGCGACCCGAACTGGACCGGAAAGGCACACGACCACGCCGAAGAGGGTCACGAAGAGGTGTACTTCCTCGTCTCCGGGGTGGCCACGCTCGTCGTCGACGGTGAGGTGATTCCGCTCGAATCTGGTGACGCCGTTCGGGTGTCGCCGGAAGCGACGCGGCAGTTCCGAAACGGGGACACAGCGAGTTTCGTCGTCGTCACCGGGTCGCCCTGA
- a CDS encoding AMP-binding protein: protein MDVIGDLMARDRRSDQLALQVDGPGRTYTYYDLITTSYKAGNVLRYLGVGKGASVAIEPVALPEPILTFLGAAQLGAVTVFDPTADARAVLVDVARESEFDLPPGRKLAVYNGPPSSPSTTHWEKEVWSENPAVHPEIVDTDDVALVADGSEYTHGELLDAAREVVDEYGLGPDDTVAVRSSLSHPGTLAAGILAPLLAGGTIRVTDGDDPVEAALAVGDGAPESPSISPDNAIPNR from the coding sequence ATGGACGTCATCGGCGACCTCATGGCTCGCGACCGGCGAAGCGACCAACTCGCCTTACAGGTCGACGGTCCCGGCCGGACCTACACGTACTACGACCTCATCACCACGTCGTACAAGGCGGGAAACGTGCTCCGGTATCTCGGGGTCGGAAAGGGAGCCAGTGTCGCCATCGAACCAGTCGCCCTCCCCGAACCGATACTGACCTTCCTCGGCGCGGCACAGCTCGGTGCCGTGACCGTCTTCGACCCGACGGCCGACGCACGCGCCGTCTTGGTCGACGTCGCTCGTGAATCGGAGTTCGACCTCCCACCGGGACGGAAACTCGCCGTCTACAACGGGCCACCGAGTTCGCCATCGACGACGCACTGGGAGAAAGAAGTGTGGAGCGAGAACCCGGCGGTCCACCCAGAGATTGTCGATACTGACGACGTGGCGCTCGTCGCCGACGGCAGTGAGTATACACACGGCGAACTGCTCGATGCGGCACGAGAGGTCGTCGACGAGTACGGTCTCGGCCCCGACGACACCGTGGCAGTTCGCTCGTCGCTCTCCCATCCCGGAACGCTCGCCGCCGGGATTCTCGCACCGCTTCTCGCTGGCGGAACGATTCGGGTCACCGATGGGGACGACCCGGTAGAGGCAGCCCTCGCCGTCGGTGACGGCGCTCCCGAATCACCGTCGATATCACCCGACAACGCCATACCGAACCGTTGA
- a CDS encoding GNAT family N-acetyltransferase — MADTTVVSGDRVSLRPVERDDAELLQRSTTDPEIRVPLGAPKPQNRNQATEFIEKTVEEGDNIAFVVEVDGESVGFVMVEIRDYGRPELVYWLLPEYHGQGYGTDAVGCLVDYVFRTVDCHGLQAVTFDFNDASRGVLERLGFSREGRLREAAFVDGSYVDVLRFGLLRREWDAAQSD; from the coding sequence ATGGCAGACACCACCGTCGTCTCCGGCGACCGAGTCTCACTTCGCCCCGTCGAACGCGACGACGCTGAACTCCTCCAGCGGTCGACGACTGACCCCGAGATTCGCGTCCCGCTCGGTGCCCCGAAACCACAGAATCGGAATCAAGCCACCGAGTTCATCGAGAAGACGGTCGAAGAGGGCGACAACATCGCGTTCGTCGTCGAGGTGGACGGCGAGTCGGTCGGATTCGTCATGGTCGAAATCCGCGACTATGGTCGCCCGGAACTCGTCTACTGGTTGCTCCCCGAGTATCACGGACAGGGCTACGGGACCGACGCCGTCGGCTGTCTCGTCGACTACGTCTTCCGAACGGTCGACTGCCACGGACTCCAAGCAGTCACGTTCGATTTCAACGACGCCTCGCGTGGCGTCCTCGAACGCCTCGGATTCAGTCGAGAAGGGCGATTACGCGAAGCGGCGTTCGTCGACGGGTCGTACGTGGACGTCCTTCGATTTGGCCTGCTTCGCCGAGAGTGGGACGCGGCACAGTCCGACTGA
- a CDS encoding AMP-binding protein, with protein MDVPDTDTVVHEPDPAFVEDANVTQFMREYDISDYDELIERTTTEIPGVGESGVEWFWDELVDYLGIDFYEDYDEVRDDTDGPQFSQWYPGGELNIAHNVLDRHAAVDSPNRNRVACIWEGEDGEVVQRTYHDLYQEANRVANVLESYGIETGDTVGLYMPMVPEVISILYGCFKVGAIAVPIFSGFGVDATATRLEDPECSVLFTADGFYRRGSEIRLKETADEAIEEAGCVEHTVVYQRFEDSDQAVPWTDGRDEWWDDTVGEADSEYETKHLPSDAESMLLYSSGTTGKPKGIVHTHAGVLMQTAKEIHFGFDQKPEDRFFWVSDIGWMMGPWTLIGNHTFAGTIFMYEGAPDYPEPDRFWDMIERHRLTTFGISPTAIRALRKYDDEYVDQHDLSSLRLLGSTGEPWDPESWMWFYEHVGGGEAPIINISGGTEICGCFLMPMPTQPLKPCSLGGPGIGMDIDIVDSSGESIADTHERGFLVARDSCPSMTKSLWDGDERYLDTYWSSWEDLWDHGDWAQKDEDGFWFLHGRADDALNVAGRKVGPAEVEGALIEHVAVNQAAAVGVPDDTTGTAVVAYVVLEDGVDGSDDLREELRGVVGDELGKPFRPREILFVDEFPKTQSGKIIRRAISAIYAGEDLGDMSSIENPEALEKIEKAS; from the coding sequence ATGGACGTACCCGATACCGACACGGTGGTGCACGAACCCGACCCGGCGTTCGTCGAGGACGCCAACGTGACGCAGTTCATGCGGGAGTACGACATTTCGGACTACGACGAACTCATCGAGCGGACTACGACAGAGATTCCGGGCGTCGGTGAGTCCGGCGTCGAGTGGTTCTGGGACGAACTCGTCGACTACCTCGGTATCGACTTCTACGAAGACTACGACGAAGTTCGGGACGACACCGACGGCCCACAGTTCTCACAGTGGTATCCCGGCGGTGAACTCAACATCGCGCACAACGTCCTCGACCGCCACGCGGCGGTCGACTCGCCGAACCGGAACCGCGTCGCCTGCATCTGGGAGGGCGAGGACGGCGAAGTCGTCCAACGGACCTACCACGACCTCTATCAGGAGGCGAACCGCGTCGCCAACGTCCTCGAATCCTACGGCATCGAGACAGGCGACACCGTCGGCCTCTACATGCCGATGGTTCCCGAGGTCATCTCCATCCTCTATGGCTGTTTCAAAGTCGGTGCCATCGCCGTCCCGATCTTCTCCGGATTCGGTGTCGACGCCACGGCGACGCGTCTCGAAGACCCCGAGTGCTCGGTGCTCTTCACCGCCGACGGATTCTACCGCCGTGGGTCGGAAATCCGGCTGAAAGAGACTGCTGACGAGGCCATCGAAGAGGCTGGGTGTGTCGAACACACTGTCGTCTACCAGCGGTTCGAAGACAGCGACCAAGCCGTCCCGTGGACCGACGGCCGCGACGAGTGGTGGGACGACACCGTCGGCGAGGCCGACAGCGAGTACGAGACGAAACACCTCCCGTCGGACGCCGAGTCGATGCTCTTGTACTCGTCGGGGACGACGGGCAAGCCGAAAGGAATCGTTCACACGCACGCAGGCGTGCTGATGCAGACGGCCAAGGAGATTCACTTCGGCTTCGACCAGAAACCCGAAGACCGCTTCTTCTGGGTCTCCGACATCGGATGGATGATGGGTCCGTGGACGCTCATCGGGAACCACACCTTCGCGGGGACCATCTTCATGTACGAAGGCGCACCAGACTACCCGGAACCCGACCGGTTCTGGGATATGATAGAGCGCCATCGCCTGACCACGTTCGGCATCTCGCCCACTGCGATTCGAGCCCTCCGGAAGTACGACGACGAGTACGTCGACCAACACGACCTGTCGTCACTCAGACTGCTCGGGTCGACCGGCGAACCGTGGGACCCCGAGTCGTGGATGTGGTTCTACGAGCACGTCGGCGGCGGCGAGGCACCAATCATCAACATCTCCGGCGGGACCGAAATCTGTGGGTGCTTCCTCATGCCGATGCCGACACAACCCCTCAAACCGTGTTCGCTCGGTGGTCCGGGCATCGGGATGGATATCGACATCGTGGACTCCTCGGGTGAGTCCATCGCCGATACCCACGAACGTGGCTTCCTCGTCGCTCGCGACTCCTGTCCGTCGATGACCAAGAGCCTCTGGGACGGCGACGAGCGCTATCTCGACACCTACTGGTCCTCGTGGGAGGACCTCTGGGACCACGGCGACTGGGCACAGAAAGACGAAGACGGCTTCTGGTTCCTCCACGGCCGTGCCGACGATGCCCTCAACGTGGCGGGTCGTAAGGTCGGCCCCGCTGAAGTCGAAGGCGCACTCATCGAACACGTCGCTGTCAATCAAGCCGCCGCCGTCGGCGTTCCAGACGACACCACCGGAACCGCCGTCGTCGCCTACGTCGTCCTCGAAGACGGTGTCGACGGCAGCGACGACCTGCGCGAGGAACTCCGTGGCGTCGTCGGCGACGAACTCGGCAAGCCGTTCCGCCCCCGCGAGATTCTCTTCGTGGACGAGTTCCCGAAGACCCAATCTGGAAAGATTATCCGGCGGGCAATCTCGGCCATCTACGCAGGCGAAGACCTCGGCGACATGAGCAGCATCGAGAACCCAGAGGCGCTCGAAAAGATAGAGAAGGCGTCGTAA
- a CDS encoding GNAT family N-acetyltransferase produces the protein MYVRDAKNRDEAWLLDALEDLELDDGAFRSRDYVIALDEETNEKAGFGRIRVHKGDESFCEITCVGVPERWRGQGVGAHVIERLVDRATAEGYDTVYGFSSAHRYCMQFGFDPVDAADLSERVERRFEQVKSRDADAIAVRLSNDEFMMPDRLRERFKVATPASSADEAEPELTAEDFGYDEETPTKYSTNLRR, from the coding sequence ATGTACGTCCGGGATGCCAAGAACCGAGACGAGGCCTGGTTGCTCGATGCACTCGAGGACTTGGAACTCGACGATGGCGCGTTCCGCTCCCGCGACTACGTCATCGCACTCGACGAAGAGACGAACGAGAAGGCTGGATTCGGCCGGATTCGCGTTCACAAGGGTGACGAGTCGTTCTGTGAGATTACCTGTGTTGGCGTTCCAGAGCGGTGGCGTGGGCAGGGAGTCGGTGCACACGTCATCGAGCGCCTGGTCGACCGTGCGACGGCCGAGGGCTACGACACCGTCTACGGCTTTTCGTCTGCACACCGCTACTGTATGCAGTTTGGGTTCGACCCTGTCGATGCTGCGGACCTCTCCGAACGGGTCGAGCGTCGCTTCGAGCAGGTCAAGTCGCGTGACGCGGACGCCATCGCGGTCCGACTTTCCAACGACGAGTTCATGATGCCGGACCGACTCCGAGAGCGGTTCAAGGTGGCTACCCCGGCCTCCAGCGCCGACGAGGCGGAACCGGAACTCACGGCAGAAGATTTCGGCTACGACGAAGAGACGCCGACGAAGTACTCCACGAACCTGCGGCGCTGA
- a CDS encoding DUF7520 family protein: MNDTLGGRNILLLVGATVVVISGILGVFIGENGGQVTAEVSLFGVLSLPTSPLAFSLYGMVVSALVLAVLFGLVEFASRLEDA; this comes from the coding sequence GTGAACGACACATTGGGCGGCCGAAACATCCTCCTCCTCGTCGGTGCGACCGTCGTGGTAATCTCGGGAATTCTCGGCGTCTTCATCGGCGAAAACGGTGGACAGGTCACCGCCGAAGTATCACTGTTCGGCGTCCTCTCGCTCCCGACGTCACCGCTGGCGTTCAGCCTCTACGGGATGGTCGTCTCGGCGCTCGTCCTCGCAGTCCTGTTCGGTCTCGTCGAGTTCGCGTCGCGCCTCGAAGACGCTTGA
- the cdd gene encoding cytidine deaminase, with the protein MPELLVERAREALDNAYVPYSEYTVGAALRTADGSVYVGCNIENANYSNSLHAEEVAIAEAVKNGHTEFDKIAVTSGALDGVTPCGMCRQTLAEFADEDLEIVCDLGGDDTAVYTLGELLPNTISLDTLEAAAEKRDRDE; encoded by the coding sequence ATGCCCGAACTACTCGTCGAACGCGCCCGCGAAGCGCTCGACAACGCCTACGTTCCGTACTCTGAGTACACTGTCGGTGCCGCGCTCAGAACCGCCGATGGGTCGGTGTACGTCGGGTGTAACATCGAGAACGCCAACTACTCGAACAGCCTCCACGCCGAAGAAGTCGCCATCGCGGAAGCGGTGAAGAACGGCCACACCGAGTTCGACAAAATCGCAGTCACCTCGGGTGCGCTCGATGGCGTCACCCCGTGTGGGATGTGCCGGCAGACACTCGCCGAGTTCGCCGACGAGGACCTCGAAATCGTCTGCGACCTCGGCGGCGACGACACGGCCGTGTACACACTGGGTGAACTCTTGCCCAACACCATCTCACTGGACACCCTCGAAGCCGCCGCCGAGAAGCGCGACCGCGACGAGTAA